One Alkalicoccus halolimnae DNA segment encodes these proteins:
- a CDS encoding carbon starvation CstA family protein: MITFLSAVVLLIVGYAVYSKIVERVFGINDKKLTPAYENPDGLDYVPMSWWKGSLIQLLNIAGLGPIFGAVLGALYGPIAFIWIVIGCIFAGAVHDYFSGMLSLKHNGAQYPALVGKYLGRPMQAGINLISILLMILVAAAFTAGPAQLIAELTPLSFIVAIVLIFSYFLLAALLPVNKIIGRVYPVFGGILIFMAVSIAVALLFTDQSIPNITTANLHPENLPVWPLLMVTISCGAISGFHSTQSPIIARTIKKQSDGRKVFYGAMIAEGIIALIWAAAGMTFFGNTEGLQQALNAGGPAGVVNEISITLLGTLGGILAVLGVIILPITTGDTAIRSSRMMLIDLIKKGFSMADSKVIISAATIAVTVPAFLLSTIDYTFLWRYVGWTNQLVATVMLWTGAMYLLYNQKAHWVCGIPAVFMTAVVCTYVFYAPEGFSLSYPLSIVIGGILTLLIIIWYVKKIVSQNKKTASMNKAA; the protein is encoded by the coding sequence GTGATTACTTTTTTAAGTGCTGTCGTTCTTTTGATCGTCGGCTATGCTGTGTATTCGAAAATAGTAGAGCGGGTATTTGGAATAAATGACAAAAAACTTACGCCCGCCTATGAAAATCCTGACGGGTTGGATTATGTGCCTATGTCTTGGTGGAAGGGCAGCTTAATTCAACTGTTAAATATTGCAGGTCTCGGTCCGATATTTGGTGCCGTACTTGGCGCCCTTTATGGGCCGATAGCATTTATCTGGATCGTAATTGGCTGTATATTTGCAGGAGCTGTACATGACTATTTTTCCGGAATGCTTTCTTTAAAACATAACGGAGCCCAGTACCCTGCGCTCGTAGGGAAATATTTAGGCCGGCCAATGCAGGCAGGTATTAATCTTATTTCCATTTTACTGATGATACTCGTAGCAGCTGCGTTTACCGCAGGTCCTGCTCAATTAATTGCTGAACTGACGCCGCTAAGTTTCATCGTTGCAATTGTACTTATTTTTTCTTATTTTCTGTTGGCCGCTCTTCTGCCTGTTAATAAAATTATCGGCCGCGTCTACCCGGTTTTCGGTGGTATCTTAATATTTATGGCTGTTTCTATCGCTGTGGCACTCCTTTTTACCGATCAGTCCATTCCGAATATAACGACAGCGAACCTTCATCCTGAAAATCTCCCCGTTTGGCCTTTACTGATGGTGACAATATCATGCGGTGCCATTTCCGGTTTTCACAGCACCCAAAGTCCGATAATCGCACGAACAATCAAAAAACAATCTGATGGCAGAAAAGTTTTTTATGGAGCTATGATTGCAGAGGGAATTATTGCTCTCATCTGGGCTGCTGCCGGCATGACTTTTTTTGGAAATACGGAAGGTCTGCAGCAGGCTTTGAACGCAGGCGGTCCTGCAGGAGTAGTCAACGAAATTTCTATCACTTTATTAGGAACTCTCGGTGGCATACTTGCGGTACTCGGAGTAATCATCCTTCCTATTACTACTGGAGACACAGCTATACGTTCTTCAAGGATGATGCTCATTGATTTAATTAAAAAAGGGTTCAGCATGGCTGACAGTAAAGTAATTATATCTGCTGCTACAATTGCAGTTACCGTTCCTGCTTTTCTTTTATCAACGATTGACTATACATTTTTGTGGAGATATGTAGGCTGGACTAATCAGCTCGTAGCTACTGTGATGCTCTGGACAGGAGCTATGTACCTTCTTTACAATCAGAAAGCTCACTGGGTCTGTGGAATTCCTGCCGTGTTTATGACCGCGGTTGTATGTACTTATGTGTTTTATGCTCCAGAAGGGTTCTCCCTCAGCTACCCCCTTTCTATAGTAATTGGAGGTATTCTCACACTTCTTATTATAATATGGTACGTTAAAAAAATTGTTTCCCAGAATAAAAAGACTGCCTCAATGAATAAAGCAGCTTAA
- the nfsA gene encoding oxygen-insensitive NADPH nitroreductase, with the protein MNQTIEMLLNHRSVRKFKEEPISEEVIMKLVEAAQMASTSSFIQAYSIIGIKDEQRKRRLAELAGEQNYVAENGHFFVFCADFHRHEIAGEMEAVQVKAAVESAEKMIVGITDATLAAQNCAVAAESLGLGICYIGGIRNNIEEVSKELHLPDHVIPVFGMCVGIPDADPSKKPRLPKEAVYFEETYPDDEFQKEQLEKYNNIISSYYEERTNGERTDRWTEQMVSMLSSVKRKHMKSFLRQKGYGVN; encoded by the coding sequence GTGAACCAGACAATTGAAATGCTCCTGAATCATCGGTCAGTAAGAAAGTTTAAAGAAGAACCCATTTCTGAGGAAGTAATTATGAAGCTTGTAGAAGCAGCACAAATGGCATCTACATCCAGTTTTATACAGGCTTATTCTATTATTGGGATTAAGGATGAGCAAAGGAAAAGGCGATTGGCAGAATTAGCAGGGGAACAAAACTATGTAGCTGAAAACGGGCATTTTTTCGTTTTTTGTGCTGATTTTCATCGTCATGAAATAGCAGGGGAGATGGAAGCAGTGCAAGTTAAAGCCGCGGTCGAATCTGCTGAAAAAATGATAGTTGGTATTACGGATGCCACACTTGCCGCTCAAAACTGCGCGGTTGCTGCAGAGTCTTTAGGTCTGGGGATCTGTTACATCGGTGGTATCAGAAATAATATTGAAGAAGTTTCAAAAGAACTTCATCTCCCGGACCATGTTATTCCCGTCTTCGGTATGTGTGTAGGGATTCCAGATGCTGACCCTTCCAAAAAACCCCGTCTTCCTAAAGAAGCTGTTTATTTTGAGGAGACGTATCCGGATGATGAATTTCAAAAAGAGCAGCTCGAAAAGTACAATAATATCATTTCTTCTTATTACGAAGAACGAACCAACGGAGAAAGAACCGACCGCTGGACAGAACAGATGGTATCCATGCTTTCTTCTGTCAAACGGAAACATATGAAATCATTTTTAAGACAGAAAGGGTACGGTGTTAATTAG
- a CDS encoding N-acetyldiaminopimelate deacetylase: MKHIVDQERLAARRRALHQIPEQGFKEIKTQNYLLAVFEESKTDFMTIEKWSTGIVIFIAGTAPSKTIGYRADMDGLPVTENTDYEFQSRHEGMMHACGHDIHMTIGTAAVEYFAEHRPENNLVFFFQPAEEGPGGAEPMLKSKLFKQRRPDEIYALHIAPEFPVGTVASKPGILFANTSELFIDFQGKGGHAAYPHATEDMVVAASHFVTQLQTIVSRNVSPLDSAVVTVGKVEAGTKQNIIAETARIEGTIRTLSVKAMQEVKGRIESMCKGIEASFRCRTSIDYGANYCQVYNDEKLMEQFVKKAESSDVITFQECDKAMTGEDFGYFLEEVPGVMFWLGVNSEYGLHSSRLQPDESVLAPGASWVIEWLESRLNKNEID; this comes from the coding sequence ATGAAACATATAGTTGATCAGGAGCGCCTGGCGGCCCGCCGCCGGGCGCTTCATCAAATTCCAGAGCAGGGCTTCAAAGAAATAAAAACCCAGAATTATCTGCTGGCTGTTTTTGAAGAGAGCAAAACAGATTTTATGACAATAGAAAAATGGTCCACAGGAATAGTTATTTTTATTGCTGGTACTGCACCTTCGAAGACTATAGGCTACCGGGCAGATATGGATGGACTGCCTGTAACAGAGAATACAGATTACGAATTCCAATCCCGGCATGAAGGAATGATGCACGCATGCGGGCACGATATTCATATGACAATCGGCACAGCCGCTGTGGAGTATTTTGCTGAACACAGGCCTGAAAATAATCTGGTTTTTTTCTTTCAGCCTGCGGAAGAAGGACCCGGCGGCGCCGAGCCGATGCTTAAATCAAAGCTTTTTAAGCAGCGGCGTCCGGACGAAATATATGCTCTTCACATTGCTCCGGAATTTCCTGTAGGAACTGTGGCATCAAAACCTGGTATTTTGTTTGCTAATACGAGTGAGCTGTTTATAGATTTTCAAGGGAAAGGCGGCCATGCTGCTTACCCTCACGCGACTGAAGATATGGTTGTTGCCGCAAGTCATTTCGTTACACAGCTGCAAACGATCGTCTCCAGAAATGTTTCACCTCTTGATTCAGCAGTAGTTACTGTTGGAAAAGTAGAAGCTGGTACAAAACAGAACATCATTGCAGAAACAGCAAGAATAGAAGGAACGATACGCACGCTTTCGGTTAAAGCCATGCAAGAAGTTAAAGGTCGTATAGAATCGATGTGCAAGGGGATAGAGGCTTCTTTCCGCTGTCGTACTTCGATCGACTATGGAGCTAATTACTGTCAGGTTTACAACGATGAGAAGCTGATGGAGCAGTTCGTAAAAAAAGCTGAATCCAGCGATGTCATAACATTTCAGGAATGTGATAAAGCCATGACAGGAGAAGATTTCGGCTATTTTCTCGAAGAAGTACCCGGAGTCATGTTCTGGCTCGGAGTTAACAGTGAATACGGGCTTCATTCAAGTAGACTCCAGCCAGACGAAAGCGTTCTTGCGCCTGGAGCTTCATGGGTAATCGAATGGCTTGAATCCCGTCTGAATAAAAACGAAATTGACTGA
- the dapD gene encoding 2,3,4,5-tetrahydropyridine-2,6-dicarboxylate N-acetyltransferase translates to MKQMDANEIIQYISDAEKSTPVKVHIKGELENIDFGAETKSFIQGNTGVLFGEWSDIQEALKQNENKIEDYVVENDRRNSAIPLLDLKNIHARIEPGALIREQVEIGDSAVIMMGASINIGSVVGEGTMIDMNVVLGGRATVGKNCHIGAGAVLAGVIEPPSAKPVTIEDGVVVGANAVVLEGVTVGKGAVVAAGSIVTEDVPPNTVVAGTPARVIKEIDDQTKGKTEIKAELRKLKK, encoded by the coding sequence ATGAAACAAATGGATGCAAATGAAATTATTCAGTACATTTCCGATGCGGAAAAGTCGACACCGGTAAAAGTACATATTAAAGGAGAACTTGAAAATATTGATTTTGGAGCTGAAACAAAATCTTTTATTCAAGGAAACACAGGTGTACTTTTCGGTGAGTGGAGCGATATTCAAGAAGCTTTAAAGCAGAATGAAAATAAAATTGAAGATTACGTGGTTGAAAATGATCGACGAAATTCAGCGATTCCTCTTCTTGACTTGAAAAATATCCATGCTCGAATCGAGCCTGGTGCATTAATTAGAGAACAGGTGGAAATTGGGGATTCTGCTGTCATTATGATGGGAGCTTCCATCAATATCGGTTCTGTAGTTGGAGAAGGCACTATGATCGACATGAATGTAGTTCTTGGTGGAAGAGCTACTGTAGGTAAAAACTGCCATATCGGTGCCGGCGCTGTCCTTGCTGGAGTAATTGAACCGCCTTCAGCCAAACCAGTAACGATTGAAGATGGGGTGGTCGTTGGTGCCAATGCCGTAGTGCTCGAGGGGGTTACAGTAGGCAAAGGTGCTGTCGTAGCAGCCGGATCTATTGTTACGGAAGACGTTCCGCCAAATACTGTAGTAGCAGGAACTCCTGCACGGGTTATTAAAGAAATTGACGATCAGACAAAAGGGAAGACAGAAATCAAAGCAGAACTTCGGAAGCTTAAGAAATAA
- a CDS encoding CidA/LrgA family protein yields the protein MTSYFFLGFQFLLLGIINHVGYFITSFFGIGIPGNVMGMLLLLILLSTKILPLAWIEKGAALFVKHLGLFFIPICVGIIAVEPLGVQQALSFTIILLLSTNTGIVITGRIYENFGRRRENDNKHNPLS from the coding sequence TTGACAAGTTATTTTTTTCTCGGATTTCAGTTTCTGCTTTTAGGAATAATTAATCACGTTGGATATTTCATAACTTCCTTTTTCGGTATCGGGATTCCTGGTAATGTTATGGGGATGCTTCTCCTTCTTATACTGCTTAGTACAAAAATACTTCCCCTCGCCTGGATTGAAAAAGGAGCAGCTCTTTTCGTTAAACACCTCGGACTCTTTTTTATTCCTATCTGTGTTGGAATCATAGCTGTAGAACCTTTAGGCGTCCAGCAGGCTTTATCATTTACAATAATCCTGCTGCTATCCACAAACACTGGAATTGTAATTACAGGAAGAATATACGAGAATTTTGGAAGGAGGAGAGAAAATGATAATAAACATAATCCTCTTTCTTAG
- a CDS encoding helix-turn-helix domain-containing protein translates to MKMELIGDLIIKHRKKKGLTLTELADRAEISKSNLSNIERNINKNPSVKVLNKIAEVLEVDLITLLGIDIPSEEISNAGMINRLNELNLTAEELKEFEEVIEFIKWRKEQKENK, encoded by the coding sequence ATGAAAATGGAGTTGATAGGGGATTTAATAATAAAGCATAGAAAAAAGAAAGGTTTAACACTGACTGAGCTGGCAGATAGAGCTGAAATTTCTAAATCTAATTTAAGCAATATAGAAAGGAACATAAACAAAAATCCCTCTGTAAAGGTTCTGAATAAAATTGCGGAAGTTCTGGAAGTAGATCTTATTACACTTCTGGGTATAGATATTCCGAGCGAAGAAATATCTAATGCTGGAATGATAAATAGACTTAATGAGTTAAATTTAACCGCAGAAGAACTTAAAGAATTTGAAGAAGTTATAGAATTTATCAAGTGGCGAAAAGAGCAGAAAGAAAATAAATAA
- a CDS encoding YjcG family protein yields the protein MKYGIAVFPSKKLQDIANSYRKRYDIKYSMIPPHLTLKDPFDINEGELEEMVEEIRNTAKECQPFKLHVYKYSSFYPVTNTLYMKVSENKELLELQEKLDQGPLQKKREHPFIPHITIGQEMNYDELSDVFGRLKLESIEHEEMVDRFSLLYQLDNGAWTVHETFLLGNDA from the coding sequence ATGAAGTACGGCATTGCAGTTTTTCCATCCAAAAAGCTTCAGGATATAGCGAATTCGTACCGGAAACGCTATGACATTAAATACTCCATGATCCCGCCTCACTTAACCCTTAAAGATCCTTTTGACATAAACGAAGGTGAATTAGAAGAAATGGTTGAGGAAATTCGTAATACCGCCAAAGAATGCCAGCCTTTTAAGCTTCACGTTTATAAATACAGCAGTTTTTATCCTGTGACGAATACTTTATACATGAAAGTTTCTGAAAATAAAGAACTGCTTGAGCTTCAGGAAAAACTCGATCAAGGTCCTTTACAAAAAAAACGTGAGCATCCATTTATTCCTCATATTACGATTGGACAGGAAATGAACTATGACGAACTTTCAGATGTGTTTGGACGTCTAAAGCTTGAATCTATTGAACATGAAGAAATGGTTGACCGTTTCTCCCTCCTTTATCAGCTTGATAACGGTGCCTGGACTGTACATGAAACTTTCTTACTGGGAAATGATGCATGA
- a CDS encoding BH0509 family protein has product MKRMERENMIQFLTRVNGITSEKLMIMTDEDLDHTYTRTYNTYELYEELL; this is encoded by the coding sequence ATGAAAAGAATGGAAAGAGAAAACATGATTCAATTTTTGACGCGGGTTAATGGAATTACTTCAGAAAAATTGATGATTATGACAGATGAAGATTTGGATCATACGTATACGAGAACTTATAATACGTATGAACTGTATGAGGAACTTCTCTAA
- a CDS encoding CapA family protein: MFYEEDDFIKLPVLITLITALMTGGIVYIALSNTEGKALSYESMPINEIKLKEKDEKINRPYTEEVIIGAIGDVLLHDRVYEDAETEDGYDFMPMIKPVEEEMKEPDFLMANQESLPGGEELGLSGYPMFNSPVQIVDDLQQAGVDFLSLANNHSLDTGLEGINNTIDYLNSVDMPYTGVYESWEDYNEERIINVKGIDIGLLSYTYGTNGIPVPEGHEYAVSMLRYPEMLEKVRLLEDKVDVLIVHAHWGEEYARLPNDEQKWVASQFAEAGADIIIGHHPHVLQPIEKLETKDGREAVVFYSLGNYLSGQVFEYTDIGGIAEIKLEKEINGNSENVVLKNPKILPTFVQHEDHDNHRVITLEEAFEKGYTEKDPADITAHIRQFID; this comes from the coding sequence TTGTTCTATGAGGAGGACGACTTCATAAAATTACCAGTACTTATTACATTAATTACTGCGTTGATGACAGGCGGAATAGTCTACATAGCATTATCAAATACGGAAGGAAAAGCACTTTCATATGAAAGCATGCCGATAAATGAAATTAAATTGAAGGAAAAAGATGAAAAAATTAATCGTCCATACACAGAGGAAGTTATTATAGGGGCAATAGGAGACGTTCTGCTGCATGATCGTGTTTATGAAGATGCGGAAACGGAAGATGGCTACGATTTTATGCCTATGATCAAGCCTGTAGAGGAAGAAATGAAAGAACCTGACTTTTTAATGGCAAACCAGGAGTCTCTACCCGGAGGTGAAGAACTTGGATTATCCGGTTACCCCATGTTCAACAGTCCGGTACAGATTGTTGATGATCTTCAACAAGCTGGAGTAGACTTTTTGAGTCTGGCCAATAACCATTCCCTGGACACTGGTTTAGAAGGTATAAACAATACAATCGATTACTTAAATAGTGTTGATATGCCTTATACCGGAGTATATGAAAGCTGGGAAGATTATAACGAGGAAAGGATAATTAACGTTAAAGGTATAGACATAGGACTGCTTTCTTACACTTACGGTACAAACGGAATACCTGTTCCGGAAGGGCACGAATATGCTGTGTCGATGCTCCGTTACCCGGAAATGCTCGAAAAAGTGCGGCTTCTTGAAGATAAAGTAGATGTACTGATCGTTCATGCTCACTGGGGAGAAGAATACGCAAGACTTCCGAATGATGAGCAGAAATGGGTCGCTTCCCAGTTCGCAGAAGCAGGGGCTGACATAATAATTGGACACCACCCTCATGTTCTTCAGCCTATAGAAAAATTAGAGACAAAAGACGGAAGGGAAGCAGTCGTTTTTTACTCGCTCGGAAATTATTTAAGCGGCCAGGTCTTTGAATATACAGACATAGGAGGGATAGCGGAAATCAAACTGGAAAAAGAAATAAATGGAAATTCAGAGAATGTTGTTTTAAAAAATCCGAAAATTCTTCCAACCTTTGTACAGCATGAAGATCACGATAATCATAGGGTAATAACACTGGAAGAAGCCTTTGAGAAAGGTTATACGGAGAAAGACCCTGCGGACATAACAGCCCATATTCGCCAATTCATAGATTGA
- a CDS encoding mechanosensitive ion channel family protein — MLEETPELLTEAQRIFTWQQLGIAAGIFLLFLIFRKIFTKYIFRFILFLSKKTSVEILSNILLAFEKPMRSFFVFIGLFVAVVYFPFDESFHDFFDKVFRTLIIFHIAWGLFNLSASTSSIFTQVGKKMKIEFDDILLPFVSKLLRFAIVVMALSIIASEWEYNVSGFVAGLGLGGLAFALAAQESIKNFFGGVIIIVEKPFALGDWIKAPSVEGFVEDISFRSTKIRTFADSVIVVPNSTLSNEPIENWTKMRKRLITFDIGILYSTPVAKVRKCVDRIDRYLHEHTEVDNELIIVRFNTFNESSLDIFIYFFTIPTGWVAHMKVKEDINMKVMEILEEEGVSIAFPTRTLDMSSKEKYENVEQADEIFSESTYK; from the coding sequence ATGTTGGAAGAAACACCAGAGCTCCTCACAGAAGCCCAGCGGATTTTCACCTGGCAGCAGCTGGGTATTGCCGCAGGTATATTTTTACTGTTTTTGATATTCCGAAAAATATTTACTAAATATATATTTAGATTCATTCTCTTTTTGTCTAAGAAAACATCGGTTGAAATACTGTCAAACATTTTATTGGCATTTGAAAAGCCCATGCGTTCATTCTTTGTTTTTATCGGGTTATTTGTGGCTGTGGTCTACTTCCCGTTTGACGAGTCGTTCCACGATTTTTTTGATAAAGTTTTTAGGACGCTCATAATTTTCCATATAGCCTGGGGACTGTTTAATTTATCAGCTTCGACCTCTTCGATTTTTACGCAGGTAGGCAAGAAGATGAAAATTGAATTTGATGATATTCTGCTCCCGTTCGTTTCTAAACTATTGAGATTTGCTATTGTGGTTATGGCATTGAGTATTATTGCCTCTGAATGGGAATATAATGTTTCCGGATTTGTAGCAGGCCTTGGTCTCGGGGGCCTCGCTTTTGCCCTTGCAGCCCAGGAATCCATTAAAAATTTCTTTGGAGGAGTTATTATAATTGTAGAAAAACCCTTCGCGCTCGGAGATTGGATCAAAGCTCCTTCTGTTGAAGGATTTGTAGAAGATATATCTTTCCGAAGTACAAAAATACGTACTTTCGCCGATTCTGTTATTGTAGTTCCCAATTCCACCCTTTCTAATGAACCTATTGAAAACTGGACGAAAATGAGAAAACGATTAATTACGTTTGACATTGGGATTTTGTATTCTACACCTGTGGCCAAAGTAAGAAAGTGTGTAGATCGTATTGATAGGTATCTGCATGAACATACAGAAGTAGATAACGAATTAATTATTGTGAGGTTCAATACTTTTAATGAAAGCAGTCTGGATATTTTTATTTATTTCTTTACTATACCAACAGGCTGGGTGGCCCATATGAAAGTCAAGGAAGATATTAACATGAAGGTAATGGAGATTTTGGAAGAAGAGGGAGTAAGCATTGCATTCCCTACGAGAACACTTGATATGAGCTCGAAAGAAAAATACGAAAACGTAGAACAAGCTGATGAAATTTTTTCTGAGTCTACTTATAAGTGA
- a CDS encoding GNAT family N-acetyltransferase produces MMMDVRIALSETERADVYKIRRSVFIDEQGVPESVEIDDKEEQSIHFIFYKESQPVGAARLRLIDQAAKAERVCILSSERSSGLGRLLMDKMEETAKQRGAEVMRLNAQTHAEAFYLAIGYTTVSSSPFLDAGIEHVTMEKRL; encoded by the coding sequence ATGATGATGGATGTTCGTATAGCATTGAGTGAAACGGAACGAGCGGATGTATATAAAATCCGGCGTTCTGTTTTTATTGACGAGCAGGGGGTCCCTGAATCAGTCGAAATTGATGATAAAGAAGAACAATCCATCCATTTTATTTTTTATAAAGAAAGTCAGCCTGTTGGAGCAGCCCGGTTAAGGTTGATTGATCAAGCGGCAAAAGCGGAAAGAGTCTGCATATTATCCAGTGAAAGAAGCAGTGGACTCGGTCGTTTATTGATGGATAAAATGGAAGAAACAGCGAAACAGCGGGGGGCAGAAGTAATGAGATTAAATGCTCAAACTCATGCAGAGGCATTTTATCTTGCAATTGGCTATACGACAGTTTCTTCCTCTCCTTTTCTGGATGCCGGTATTGAACATGTTACGATGGAAAAACGTCTTTAA
- a CDS encoding potassium channel family protein yields the protein MKKQFAIIGLGRFGSSISKELYHMGHEVFAIDIDEKKVNAVKDYATSTYVGNGTDEALLTNIGIRNFDHVIVAIGDDIQASILTTLHVKDFDVPNVWVKAQNDYHHKVLEKIGADRIFHPEKEMGSRIAAYLTSDTVLDYIDLSADYSIIEMLATKKIGGKTLISLDPRKNYSCTIIAIKKQGKVDVTPDPSDPIKVGDILILIGDKRDLRRFREGEL from the coding sequence ATGAAAAAACAATTTGCTATTATCGGTCTCGGCCGATTCGGATCCAGTATAAGCAAAGAACTATACCATATGGGACATGAAGTATTTGCTATTGATATTGATGAGAAAAAGGTGAATGCTGTCAAAGACTATGCTACTTCTACTTATGTAGGGAACGGAACGGATGAAGCCCTTCTCACAAATATAGGCATACGCAACTTTGATCATGTTATTGTGGCTATCGGTGATGATATTCAGGCAAGTATACTGACGACACTTCATGTCAAAGATTTTGATGTGCCTAACGTATGGGTTAAAGCACAAAATGACTATCACCACAAGGTACTCGAAAAAATTGGTGCCGACAGAATCTTTCACCCGGAAAAAGAAATGGGCAGCCGGATAGCAGCCTATTTAACTTCTGATACTGTATTGGACTATATTGATCTTTCTGCGGACTACAGCATAATTGAAATGCTGGCAACAAAAAAAATCGGCGGGAAAACGCTGATCAGTCTCGATCCGAGAAAGAATTACAGCTGCACGATCATTGCAATAAAAAAACAGGGTAAAGTAGATGTTACACCTGACCCTTCAGACCCTATTAAAGTTGGAGACATTTTAATACTTATAGGAGATAAACGGGATTTAAGAAGATTCCGGGAGGGCGAGCTTTAG
- a CDS encoding LrgB family protein, with amino-acid sequence MIINIILFLSLTIIIYSMTSKVYKQWPLPALTPVFTSTLLLIGFFTIGNIEFQTYEPTVDAVTFLLGPATVALAVPVYKNRRIIIKHIKLFVFTLGIGSLVTISFTLLLSQLLLVSDQFTAALTVKTATVPIALELAALQNGDPTMTAALVMLTGLVGAIAGPRLLTWANVHNPVARGIAVGTIAHGIGTAHMINEGELQGASAAAAMAVTGIFLSIFFSAV; translated from the coding sequence ATGATAATAAACATAATCCTCTTTCTTAGTCTTACTATTATCATTTATTCAATGACAAGCAAAGTATATAAACAATGGCCGCTCCCTGCCCTTACACCAGTCTTTACAAGCACACTGCTTCTAATCGGATTTTTCACTATTGGAAATATTGAATTTCAGACTTACGAGCCGACTGTCGATGCAGTAACTTTTCTGCTCGGACCTGCTACAGTTGCACTGGCAGTGCCAGTGTATAAAAATAGAAGAATAATTATTAAACATATAAAATTATTTGTTTTCACACTTGGAATAGGTTCTCTCGTGACAATTTCTTTCACACTGCTTTTGTCACAACTTTTACTCGTAAGCGACCAATTTACTGCTGCTCTTACAGTAAAGACAGCCACTGTTCCAATAGCTTTGGAACTAGCTGCTTTACAAAATGGAGACCCGACAATGACTGCTGCTTTAGTAATGCTGACGGGACTTGTTGGAGCAATTGCCGGGCCCCGTCTTCTTACTTGGGCAAATGTCCATAATCCTGTTGCAAGGGGGATAGCGGTCGGAACTATTGCCCATGGCATCGGAACTGCTCATATGATTAATGAAGGCGAACTGCAGGGCGCTTCCGCTGCTGCTGCCATGGCAGTCACCGGAATATTTTTATCTATTTTCTTTTCAGCTGTTTAA
- a CDS encoding phosphatidylglycerophosphatase A family protein has product MAKKAPIKSHVVETAARDLLKERGINIEDIAQIVYEMQAPYNGSLSKEECIESVDAVLEKREIHHAVLVGIELDKLAEKKQLSEPLQSIVESDEGLFGVDETIAIGSVFGYGSIAVTTFGYLDKEKTGIIKELDSKSGGSVHTFLDDLICSIAANASSRLAHRLRDREDQLDQAEIDHRDQEERMA; this is encoded by the coding sequence ATGGCAAAAAAGGCACCGATTAAATCGCACGTAGTAGAAACCGCAGCGCGCGACTTGTTAAAAGAACGAGGAATTAACATTGAAGATATAGCACAAATCGTCTATGAGATGCAGGCTCCTTATAATGGTTCATTGTCCAAGGAGGAATGTATTGAAAGTGTAGATGCTGTGTTGGAGAAACGCGAGATTCATCATGCCGTACTTGTAGGCATCGAATTGGATAAACTTGCAGAGAAAAAACAATTGTCTGAACCCCTGCAGTCGATTGTCGAATCTGATGAAGGATTATTCGGGGTGGACGAAACAATAGCCATTGGTTCCGTATTCGGCTATGGAAGTATTGCTGTTACAACCTTTGGTTATCTTGATAAAGAGAAAACAGGAATTATTAAAGAACTGGATTCAAAATCTGGAGGTTCGGTTCATACGTTTCTTGATGATTTAATATGCAGTATCGCTGCTAATGCTTCCAGTCGTCTTGCTCACAGACTGAGAGATCGGGAAGATCAGCTTGATCAGGCAGAAATCGATCATCGTGATCAGGAGGAACGTATGGCTTAA